Genomic DNA from Acidobacteriota bacterium:
GCGCCGCCACGGCTGCTGTCCCAAGGGCACGTAGATCTCGGGATGAGATTCTTCGCGCAGGCTGCTCTGGCGCACGTCCCTGACCATCCCCACTACCTGAAGGGGGCTTGCGTCGCGTCCGATGAAGAGCTGCTTGCCGGTGGGATCGTCCTCCTCCGGCCAGGCCGCCGAGGCCAGAGCTTGATTGACGATCACCACGGGCCCCTGGTCCTGGCGGTCCGAGTCCTGAAAGTCGCGCCCCCGCAAGAGTGCCGTGCGCATCGTCGAGAAATACCCTGGACTGACCACGCGGGCGTTGGTAACGGGCAGTTGCTCCTCATCCGCAAGGGGCTGGTCGGAGGCGCGGAAGGTGGTTCGCCAGCCTCCAGGATGCATGGGCAGGAACTGGATCTGGCCCACCGAGAGCACGCCCGGAACAGCCCGCGCCGCCTCACGGATCTGGCGGTGATACTGATCGAGCCCAGCGTCGTCAGGGTAGCTCTCACGCGGTGGCGAGGGACGCATCACCACGACTCCCTGGGAATCGAATCCAGGATCGATCTGCAGAAGGTGCCAGAGGCTGCGCAGCATGAGTCCGGCGCCGCTCAGGAGCACCACCATGAGGGCCACCTGAGAAGCCACCAGGAGCTGATTGAAGCGCAAGCCCGAGGCGCCCAGGCTGGACCTGGTTGAGGCCCTCTGAAGACTCCAGGCCAGGGAACGGCGGGTGGTTTGCAGCGCCGGCAGGGTGGCGAAAAGAAAGATGGAGAGCAGCGAAAGCAGCAGCCCGAAGAGCAGCACCGGCGCGCTGATGCCGATGTTGTGCAGGCGCGGGACTTGGGGCGGCATGTTGGCCACTCCCACCTGCACCATGGCCAGTGCGGCCAGCATTCCCAAAAGCCCGCCCGCCAGTCCCAGCAGGGCGCTCTCGGTCAGCAGTTGGCGCACCAGCCTCCAGCGTCCCGCCCCCAGCGCCAGGCGGACGCTCATCTCGGCCCGGCGGGCATTGCCCTGGGCCAGCAGCAGGTTGGCGACGTTGGCGCAAACGATGAGCAGCATGCTCAGCACGGCCCCCATCAGCGTCCACAGGATGGCCTGGCTGTCCTGCAGAATCCAGTCGCGCAAGGGGACCACCCGCATCTGGGCGAAGTCCTCCTCGGTGGCCTGGTAGCCATGCTCGGACAGCCAGAACTCGGGCAGCAGACTGCGCAGTTCCTGCTGGGCGTGTTCGACGGTGTATCCCTCGCGCAGGCGTCCGTTGAGGGCCCAGGGTGTGTGCATGTTGGAGTCCGGACTGCGCTGGGCCGGCTGCCAGATCAGCCAGTCCCTTTCCATGGGCTGGTAATCACGGCCCATCACCCCCACCACTTCGACGGAAGTGTCGCCGATGAGAATGGTGCGGCCGACGA
This window encodes:
- a CDS encoding ABC transporter permease is translated as MSGDAGKQHENRMAPPRLAAWLVERCWPGLDGEAVAGDLDEEFLLYVRPRRGALPARAWYWRQALMALGTALKRRLSSGPHSPIHPSKFHGPPPFKGRSGGAFVSRLLQDLRYAFRGLRARPVISLVVILTLALGIGAATSVFSVVDGVILDPLPYQQPHRLIKLYPDQLLPFGMPAVQYLEDHAQSFEVAGWTRSLFPLTGQGGPEDARGARVFASHFSLLGARPALGRAFQPQDGRPGAPPVVILSHALWARRYGSDPSIVGRTILIGDTSVEVVGVMGRDYQPMERDWLIWQPAQRSPDSNMHTPWALNGRLREGYTVEHAQQELRSLLPEFWLSEHGYQATEEDFAQMRVVPLRDWILQDSQAILWTLMGAVLSMLLIVCANVANLLLAQGNARRAEMSVRLALGAGRWRLVRQLLTESALLGLAGGLLGMLAALAMVQVGVANMPPQVPRLHNIGISAPVLLFGLLLSLLSIFLFATLPALQTTRRSLAWSLQRASTRSSLGASGLRFNQLLVASQVALMVVLLSGAGLMLRSLWHLLQIDPGFDSQGVVVMRPSPPRESYPDDAGLDQYHRQIREAARAVPGVLSVGQIQFLPMHPGGWRTTFRASDQPLADEEQLPVTNARVVSPGYFSTMRTALLRGRDFQDSDRQDQGPVVIVNQALASAAWPEEDDPTGKQLFIGRDASPLQVVGMVRDVRQSSLREESHPEIYVPLGQQPWRRMFLVARVEGRADELVPVIQQAVWSVNDQTALSHVGLMSEAVGATIADSRFLASLLTAFGALALLLGAVGVYGVMSYTVTRRRLELGIRLALGAAAGGLLRTTILRGLVPVGVGVLIGTPAALLASRLLSSVLFRTPQHDPVAFAAAAALLLAVATAALYIPARRASRIDPASILRADAP